TAAAGAATGTGCGTTTGAGGTATTTTCAATTGACAtgaactttttcttttttctttttaggtTCGATCATATAGCCTTGATCCTTTCTTTGATTTCAACAaaactcatatttttttttatttttcttttaacgtATCCCCTTGTTTGGAATCATCATATGTACCTAAAGAATGTGTATTAttgtataccaaaaaaaaaaaagaatgtgtattattgtatatttttttgtatgaTATGATATGCGTGTATTATTGTgaatatttgtatttaatttatttctatattttttttggtgtacAATTTAAGCCGTGTTGCGATTAAGAGTTCCTCTAGATTCAACTGTGGCAATGACATATCACAtatggttattattattttatattttttcgggttctttttttttttggactgtaATATATGAATTTATTAAACATACATCACAATATTATATAGGAAAAACGTTTAACAAAATTTGGGCTCTATATAATCCCCCAACTTAGAACTTTATATATGGGCGTATAAGTGATCCAATCTTAGGTCCAAAAAAAACGATCCAATCTCAACAGCAAAACTTCGTTTTCTGCAAGGCTGTCTGGGTTTAAAGCCTTTAGCAATTATTAAATCCAATGAACCCAATAGCAGGCCCAACATTGGGGATTATGTTATCCAAAAATATATCAATGTCAATTAATTATacgataatttaaaaatttttaataattttttaacgaAATCAACTAAAATTTAGTATTTAGCTATTTTTGTTAAAAGAAGCTCATTTTTTCTTAGTACaaagttaatttattttttttatagatagtTTTATCtgtatttacaatttttttaagtataaatagttattttttaaaagggCAATACTAAGTAATTAATAATCTTTTTAAATAACATGAAtaattactaataaaataaaaatatattattattttaaattatccatctaaatcttaatattagaataaccatctacacacctagtaaaatgaacatttgatatatctattatttatattgtttaatattttcattgtctacttatactttttctttttagaaAGATAATCATCCCGCTTAGGAATAAATATATcgtaaaaaacaaaacaaacgaCTTTAGATATATTTTTCATTGTAAACAAACaaccaatttttatatataaaaggaaaaaaattgatatgttcaacattttttttttgttttacatttAAACCAACGTTAActaacacacactctctctcttacCTAAAATGATCTTATTTTTGGACACTACCAACGTGCAAACGCTTGCAAAATAGTAAAATACACAAATGAGAAGTAAGGTTTGATGGCTGAAAACTCACATGCAgtcgtgaagttgatatttaaaaatcgttaaataatttaataaatttaattaaattattatttaacgattttcaaatatcaattttacataaaaacaatTGCTTGTGAATTTTCACCGGTTTgatatgatattattattattattggagttTAAACGGGGAATTCATGATGATTTATCTTGGCGACTGAAgaagtggttgatggttggcatGATCTCCGGTGGTCGAGTGCGAAGGAACTTCCTCAGCCCATGCTCTACGTATTTTTCTCCCTCTTCTGGGTTCTCTAACACTCCCATGTTCCTTCGAGCTTTGCTCACCCTATAATTATATTCATTTCTTCAACAAATTcaagtaataatatatagtaTATTATTGTATGTAACATAACATATATGAAATGtcaacaaaatttaattaaaaattatatttaagtataAGTTAAACATTTCATATATTAGTTGtatgtaattgaatttgaatttgaattttacctAACATCAGGGTTCCTTATCAAATTTCGTGTTAATTGAAAGACGCACATACTCGTCACAAATGTCATTGCCGCCATTAGAGGGTAAACCTGCACATTCACCTCAATATTCATATTACTTAATGACATAAGTAATTAACTTTATTAGCATCAAAATATAAAGTGAGACATATAACTGACTTggaataaaaaatcatataataataataataataattaattatatatctaaGAAGTCGTTAatataataagataaataaaacataacatGGTGTATATATACCTCAGGTTTCATCCAACGCCCCATTAGTTTAGGAAATTTGTCTCCTTGGGAAAAAGAAAGAGATGAAATGGCTTCTTTGCTTCTTGGATTTCAAAATATTTGCTTCAttatttgatcttattttcttttcatgcttcttcctgTGTGCTATtcatgtctatatatatatatatatagtagaatTTGTAGCTATCACTTTGTAATTAATTAAGGAAACTTGGCATGCAAGGtggcatttaaaatttaaattacagtGTGCTGTGTTCAAAGGTAAAGTATTTAACATTCATTAGTTAGTAACATGAAACCAGGGGCTAGCCTCATGTTTTTGCATGATACTATGTATTCTTTATAagctaataatattatttattaattgattAAATTACGTAGaggaataatatatatacataaaatttaattaaccTTATGGACCTACCAATGGAGTTGTGTGATTTTGACCCAGAACAAGACCTTGACAAATTATTAATGACAACTATAACGAGAATGTtccattttgaataaaataataaattttgacaaCTAATTTGATTGGTGAGAAAGAGATCAGATTAGGACAATGGAAATCACTTCCACCCTTTCGCTTCCGAAAGTACTAAGAATTCATTTCATTATTGGATAAGGCTTagcttatttatataaaatatactttagtattttttttataatttgaattggCGTCTTTCTTGGTGTTTGAAACGGTTTATTATTAGCTTTACCATGTCTGAAGtgtattaaaatttttcatttcattaaaagattaatttatattattatattatggcGACTTGCATTTGCTTGATATTAATATTTTGCTCCATCAATTGAAACATTGGTTTAGAGTTTAGACTATACGTATTTTATGAGTTTTATCTTGTAcgaattgttttaaatttcatatctcaaaatttttttaaatatgttttcttTAATTAAGATATGAAAAATATTCTGTGTACATAATATATACTTGCATTAGTTAACtgcttttcttaaaaataaaaaatttaaagtatgACGTAATAAACTAATTTAAAGATGAATTTGATTTTGTCGATTCGTGGTGGCATTAAGTattgtaaattttttaagttaaatttttctaatactaatttaatttatttaataattaattaattaattaattaattttacaagaaattaaaatgtgaTTATTAATATTACACATTACCAAAATTCTAATTAAGGGATAGTAATAAGTGGtagaacttgaaacaaaattttggaaggacaaaaaatttaataataatatttatattaaaattaaatttataaatgtaattttttatgtttgtaattaataagataataaataaataattctacaaataaaaaatacaaaataatttataacgGTACTCTTTGAGTTTTTAGTGATTTAAAATCTTCAATAATTGAATCAGAActaaatttttcaataatttataatatttattgaattttttttatcaatttatataaatacaataatatcaatacttattagatattctaatatttttaatcgtataaaaaattaaattaaataaacaataaaatataaaataatattaaattaaataaataaaaaatacctaattttttatatttgaactcaaaagTAGAGGGAGTATTGCTTGTTGAATAGAGACCTGCGAAATGGGAATGGAGAAGCTGGCAACAAAGCAGCGTGTCcatgatttttatcttttattttattagatgattttttatttttattttttttgttagataacttttttttatttgatttgattgttagatgatctttttttatttttttgttagataattttattatttgatttgattttatcttttaattttgacGTGTTGTGAAAGTCAACAAAGATCTACTCAATTCAGTCCAAATCCAacatatttttaatgtttaaaattaaaaactattgtgccataaaaataagaaataaaaattaaacttgagtgctttaagtcatagtaaagtatttgAATCAACTGaactatttgtttatttttaaaaaattactactaatttttttataaaaagtaataCTAGTATATTCTTTGAGTTGTTTTAAATTGTCAAACATTTTTAACTTATTATATTTGGAAATTTAGCAAGGTTAATTGGAGATTAATTTCAAGAACTATAGAAAAATTTTGGAAGGGGTATATTATATGTTATAATAATGGTCACAACCTGATGTTAATAAGTAGTGCTGGCAAACACTATATTATTATATACTCATATATGCATGCAAACATAATTAGGGTGTCTAGATTGAAGCAAAGCTTATTAATTAAGGGAGTAATAATTGAGGTTCAATGTCTGGACCCTTGGTCATGAAAATTGTTAAGAAGTCTGAATATGTTATGGATTTGTAGATTGGGGGATGGAGAGTTGTCAAAGCCTTTGCAGGTTCAATAATCGTTTCATTTGTTGGACGGATAAAATAGGCCACGGTGGTTCTTGCCCTCTCACAGTTTGTTACAACACGATGTTCAGCACCGATCAACCTTCCATTGCTAATTATCTACACATATCAAAACTTTCAATTATTACTAGAAGCAAAAAATAATTAGTAAGTAACAAACTTTTTTTATTGTGCCATCTTGTATGGACCGAGTAAAATCAGATTCGTCTTAATCTGATCTGATTTTAAATATAGACCGagtctatttttaaaattcttatccgATTATAAATTTAACAAAACTTTATTACTTTTAGTCGATAATAATATCAGATCTAGATCATTTGAAAATCGGATCTATGTGAAatctaaacttaaaaaaaaaggataaaaacaaTTTGCTatcaataaaacttaaaatacagAATTAAAGATTGACACAAATTTATCTTATATAAATTCCAATTCATAATCTCTAAaatcaaatttatattttaaataaacaatTTTATTACATGATGAAGTTTTTATATAACTCAAAAGTAAAAAATTgtgtttgatttaaaaaaaattagaacaagacaaataaaaaaatctatataaATTCATGCAATAAACCATAAAAAAGTTTTTACATGAGAAGCGTGAtcgatatttaattatttatatattttttattagtttaaaattttaaaaaatatatttttataaagataGATTTTAGTATGACTATATTACAGTGATTATATATACAActgttgttaaaattaaaattatataatttttgttttagttacactttttttaagcaatacttttttaaagtattatttaataataaaaaattattattttaattttaacaacataCACTTTTTAAAACACTATAATTACTATAATTACCGTAGAATAATAATACTAGAATGACCCTTTCATAAAAAGTAcatatgtaaataaaataaattacaaattatgaatttaaaaattgtatatcaaaataattttatttaataactaatttgttatgttttttattttaagaggcttaaaattttaaagaaattaatTACACCGAAACTACTGTATAAATACCAATTCCATCAGCATCAAACTTGAGAGAAGAAATAAAAGTTAGCAAGGATAGAATTGTGTTTATCATGTTACTATTATTTTTGTGTTTAGAATTGCATAAAGGTGGAATAAGTCAGGTGcaaactttacgtgaagttgactgcacctaAGTTTTCACTTTGcgtaaaagatataatttaaaaataattaaaatattattttaaaattaaatacaaagatAACAAGAAATAGTTAGAgaaatgaatataatatatacCTGTAAGAGAAGTCCAATGTTAACTACAAAAGCATTTGGAATTGGTTCAACTCCAATCCATTCCCCATCTTTGAAAACTTGAAGTGCATTTATATCTTTCTCTTGAAGAAGAATGGTAAGAAGGGTAGGGTCCCTATGCTTTGGAGCTCCCAATGTTAAATTTGGTTCTGGGCATGGAGGGTAATGATGAGTTAGCAATAATGGACTTTCACTAAGTCCACCGTTGCAATATTCTCGATCAAGTCCTAGCCCTTCACATAACACCTCCAATATTTTCACTCCCAATTTTCTCATTTCTTCTGTATATCTCTCAACTACTTCACTGTCATAATccacaatttttttgttaattccaatgattaattaatttaagagtttactttagttagtaattattctaaaaacatatgttattgaaataaatttttttaatgaatatttttttcataataaataatatatatatataaacacacaTGTCCTAAAATCGCCGCTAATTAAAATTGTGACAGTTTTATAAAATTATCACAAAAGAATTCGTGATATCTCAAATTTTAAAGGTTTTTAAGACTGCTATAACACCTTTTGTGGGCATTTAAATCGTTacaatttgacaaaaaaaaaccaTCATAAAAAAGAGAAATTCGTGTAGTGATACatacgttatatatatatattgtttagcTAATACTTAATGAAATTAAGGAAATTTCTTTGTTATTGTTGAGAAAAATGGAAACAATTCTAAATTAACATTGGTTGCGTTTCTAGAAAGAGTGAAATGGAATCAGAAATTTGATTTGTGATATATGATATGATATTTAAATGGAACAATCAgccattcgaaaaaaaaaaaataaataaaattaaatcattgTCAACCAATACATCAAATTCCACAATAATGAAAGCATATCTGATACGAATCGATGGATTCATATGAATATATAGTGATTGATGTGAAGGTTTTGCAATTTATATTCACTTAAATGTGACCTCAAAgagaatatattaaataaaatttcatttCGTGATGAGAAGAAATTCAAAACAAGTAAATGACATCATATCGTCATCATCATTTCGTTCATCAAGCTACCAAAACCAAACCTTCAAACCTAGAATATTTAAGCTCGAATCGTATATTTGTAACTAAATTTCTAAGAAtactattaatattttaattatagattaataaattagcaaaaCCTACTATTAATAATGTTTtggttatatttttaattaaggtGAAAGTTTTATTTCTAATTCTCCTTCCGCATCAGCATCATGATGGAAGGGAGGTGATTTGAGAATCGGAGAAAATTCATTagtgaaaataaaaagagtaattaaatatttaaattgactcttgaaaaattttagatcaaatatTTTAGACtatgataaatttttattttttaaaaattctaaaaattattttcgtcGAACAAATTAGTTTTTTCGTCACTTTCAACTAAATATAAGTctttaatacttttattataaGATGATTAAATGAAAAGAATATcattataaaacaaataaatctttattttaaataataaaaaaaattaatctatctGATGAgaataattattgaaaaattcTAAAGAATAACGGcgtaactaaatattttttttaaaattgtcttttatttaacatttagaagaaagaaaaaataaaaagtatgtaatttttcaaatttttcgaacAACCGATACTAAAAATagatatgaaaaattaaaataatatattattaaatttaaaggcCGACCAAAttaaaaactgaaatttaaaggaCAAATAATATTTTCGAAAGAAAATTTATTAGTGAGCAACGTATTTGATATAAAAACATTTTGAGGAATAATTTGGATGTTTGATGAAATAAAAAATTGGtgtttaataaaaagaaaagaaatgaatgaTATACCGATATGTTGAAGGCTTTTGAGGCCAAAAGTGAATGAATTGACGAGAAGGTGGACAAAGGTGTCTCAAAGTATCCCTCCAAAACTGAATGGCATCTTTGTTATTAATCTCACGGCTTGAATACAGTTTGCAGCTTCCATTTGGATCCTTCGAACTTTCTCTCATCTTTTCCTCTGCTGGCATGCCGTGGAATTCCTTCAATACATTTATTGTATCCTCTATCAACTCATTACAAACTCCATGGTTGATAACCTAATTACAAAATCAAATCCATTACTTTCATCTTAATAAACAAATTAATATGCACATTTTCTTGTTTAATTATTCAACTCGttcttataattttactaaatttataattagattcttatattttttaatttaatttttatgttatttttaattttataattagatttttttatattaaaatattcaaattaactgaatattttttctaaaaaatatatagtaaaaaatttaattaggtCTTAGTTATGGatatattcaatttaaaaaaaatattcaattatctaataaattttttacactaaaaatatctaattataaaatttaaaataatataagaacttgtttaaaagataaaaaaatataaaaacttaattataaatttggtaaaattacaaagaacaataaaataattaaattttttgtttttcttgtcaTCACAAAAAATGAAACATGTGGCTAAGCCCTCATATTTCACTACACCACCAGGGACAAATAGCGGCGGTTTTGGGGGAATTTTGTGACAATTTCACAGTTATATATTTAGCAAAGTTTTATATAATCAAATGTAATTTTTTCACagttatgaaaataattttacacaggaaaaaaatgatatatttgACTATTTGTGTTCATAatgtaaaaaatagataaaaaaaataaaccttACACCAACAATAATGCAAATAAAAATCAAGCTTATAAGTTATAAATATAGCAACACTTCTCCAAAATTTAAGCTGAATTAAACATCCACTCCAAATACATATATGTGAGATTATTCAAGAAGAGAGAAAATATTATGTAAACTAGAAAGTGGCAATTTATTGGCAATAATCTTGAATACAATAAATTAAACCTGAAAAAATCCATATTGCTCGGAAGCTCTCAAAATTTGACCAAGAACTTCAACATGATCATGGACTCCGAGATCCACCACCGGAATTGTCTTGCCGGAAGCAACAATAGCCGTGCCGGGTCTACTTTCCGGTGGTTGCACATAGGATAAGGGCACTGAGGAATGAAGATGAAACCAGCTAGATACAAGCATTTGATCCATGTTCTCCTGAATTTGTGCACCAATAATTTTGTGTGAAGCATGCATTGAGAAGTTTAATTCTTGCTTGTATCCCTTAATATATGGATtgacgaaaaataaaaaaatataaaataaaagaccACATTATAATTATTATGTATGAAAGATGAAATTTTTGACTATTTAAAAGTTAAAGGCGTcacttaatatataattaataatatatgtgTTGGTTGCCATGTGGGAAAGTTTATTATCATATACATAAAAGTATATGTACACTTTGACTTATAATTTTAAGACTTTAAAGTCTATTAAAATTATAAGGCCACCACCTCACCATCATGATCTGCTTCAATAAATAATTGTTAtcaaaattatttatcaattaattgaattataataattaataatcacATTGTGATTATCTCTACcccaaaaagaaaataaaccatATTGCCATTATGAGAAATAGATATTTTATTGCTGAAAAATGATGAATGGTTTGTTTGAACTTTatttcaaaataattataaataaatattataaaaaatgatagaATTACATTGTTATCAATTGACAAGTTAATTCAACcagttattgaaattaaaaagaaatcgaTGCAttagaataatataatattattagtaaataataaaatagtaggAAATAGTTtggcttctctttttctttttctcctaatTATTGATGCATGTGATGCACATCTTACTTTATTTTGAGAAATTAGACTGGATTTGTTTACAGATTaagaaattgaaatagaaatacagcaatataaaattatgtttaataaataaatatagacaGAAATAATGTGTCTAAAGatactaaattaatatattttgtctattttgataaaaaaaacggAGACATTAAcaaaaaacataatttattttttattttttttttgttattcttgttaattttttataattatattttttgtcccaaattttttaaatgaaaaaatgagaataaattaaatttttataatttgttctaatttatcatcaaacagaatacaagaatacaaaaatttatatctCTATCCCTTATCTCTTGTTTTCAGTGTTTTGTCTTATCTTATTCTTAGAAACAAATACGGTCTTAATAAGCTTGTacaagttatatatataaaattggatagtaattattttaaaactttcgTCTTCGTATATACTAAGGTACTATATaccaaaattaaatgaaaaaaagggtacataatcatcatcatcattctgaTATAATTAGCTGGGCACAGCCTTTGTAGTTAAGAATATTTATGAATGAGAATCGTATAAttcttaataatatatataattcatacaATAATGATGATCATTATGAACATAACTTATTTATCAATGATTGTAAACGAATTGTAACAATAATTCATTCTAAAAAGTAACCGACAACTTGCGGGTTTGGTAAAGttccatatatattttttaacattattttaagTTTAAAGTTTTTCAACTGTCATTCGAGGAATCCACGGTATTATTCCTTGTCTTCTCAAACTTCTAGAGCTAACAACAAAAGCAAATCCAAGAGAGGATATGGAACAATGATTTTCAGCACAAAAATGATGACAACATGTTGCCTATCCTTTTGTAAACTTTCTTTATGCATGAAAAGTATATATGTTACCCAAAGGCATATcatggagaaaaaaaaaattgcatgtcAATTACGATGATTGAGGTGAAAGATTTCATCAAAGCCCTATTTAGGGATTCATCATGGATTGTTTATTAACCTTAATTTGatctattttttaaagaaaaaaatgagttaatttatattattaatcgtCACTCTTTGATCAAGATAATGAgacttataaataataaatattacaaatttaaaggtgattaaaatattACTTTACTCCTTTACTAACATTATCACTttagagaattttttttattttatttagtttcgaTATTGAACTACTAATATTCGAATTTTATTTTGAGttaaattttgatgcactgaactattaaatttttgaaaattttttaaatattttaaaattactgGTCTTCCAGTAAttttagtcattaattttaattaaggtAATGTTAAataaccaatttttttaaaaccaacatcaactaactattttttaaattattttataattaaaattcaaacattaaaatggattaatattaactaattaaaagttaattttttatatttttttaattaatatatattacatgtataaatttttataattgagaCGAACTATTAAAACTGCTAATAAAATATCttattcttttttcattattaaaCATCCTCATACTGGAAATTTTTTTTCGCCACTAAACTTCTTATTAAAATGAGATACATGTAGATAGTTTTTCAATACGCAAATcatcataaaaataataatatttaattacataataatataataaaataattttgcaaATGTGTGCATCATCATAATCAAATTTAGCTTATATGATAAAGTGTGTTATAACATTTACTAATAATCAAATTTCTCAGGATCAATTTCAAAGCTCATCAACTTATATTATATTACAAACACACCATATAGAAGTTTACACAAAACGATTAGCTAGTATATATGGTAAGTATATATAGTACGAGTGTATCAAAATTTGCATATACTTGTCCTAAAAAATGAACAGGGAATACCTACATAGAGATCACACATGAATTTGGATTATATATCGATGAAAActtaggtgaagtcgacttcatatGAAATTGATACCTCAGAGTCATTAtatatgaaaatttagtcaaatcaatcaaatcatttaacgacttTGAGGTACAACTTCAtgtaaagtcgactgcacctgaatttccacCTTATATATCTTGAGAGACACTTTTTAATTAAGAGGCAAAACTAGTTATGTAACTCTGATTCAAATTTGGGACCCTTGTGGAAGAAATTTGTACGAAACTCTTCATATGACATGGATTTGTATATAGTTTGTTGGGTGGTTCCGTTGACCAATAAATCATTTGCAGGTTCTATGATGCTTTCTTTTGATGGGTTCATGAAATAAGCAACAGATGTTCGTGCATTCCTTAAATTTGTCACAACCCGGTGTTCCGCACCAATCAACCTTCCATTACTAATTATCTGGGTATCAGTAAACAAAAACGTTATTTAATTAAATTCAGttgtttgagaagaaaaataactTAGTCGATTAGTTATAaacattaatgactaattaaaacattaaatttaGAATTCCAATTCATTGAACCCGGTTTGAACCAGCTTAAAAACCCATTTTTATCAATTTGGTTAAcctcttttcaaaattggttatAACTTATGAATCATTCTAAAAAAtcgattatttaaaatttgattaagtcTTTTTTAATTGGTTAACCAATTTATTGGTTTTTGATGAATGGCCTT
The sequence above is drawn from the Arachis hypogaea cultivar Tifrunner chromosome 4, arahy.Tifrunner.gnm2.J5K5, whole genome shotgun sequence genome and encodes:
- the LOC112797931 gene encoding uncharacterized protein isoform X1 → MGRWMKPEVNVQVYPLMAAMTFVTSMCVFQLTRNLIRNPDVRVSKARRNMGVLENPEEGEKYVEHGLRKFLRTRPPEIMPTINHFFSRQDKSS
- the LOC112797932 gene encoding protein DOWNY MILDEW RESISTANCE 6 is translated as MHASHKIIGAQIQENMDQMLVSSWFHLHSSVPLSYVQPPESRPGTAIVASGKTIPVVDLGVHDHVEVLGQILRASEQYGFFQVINHGVCNELIEDTINVLKEFHGMPAEEKMRESSKDPNGSCKLYSSREINNKDAIQFWRDTLRHLCPPSRQFIHFWPQKPSTYREVVERYTEEMRKLGVKILEVLCEGLGLDREYCNGGLSESPLLLTHHYPPCPEPNLTLGAPKHRDPTLLTILLQEKDINALQVFKDGEWIGVEPIPNAFVVNIGLLLQIISNGRLIGAEHRVVTNCERARTTVAYFIRPTNETIIEPAKALTTLHPPIYKSITYSDFLTIFMTKGPDIEPQLLLP
- the LOC112797931 gene encoding uncharacterized protein isoform X2 → MGRWMKPEVYPLMAAMTFVTSMCVFQLTRNLIRNPDVRVSKARRNMGVLENPEEGEKYVEHGLRKFLRTRPPEIMPTINHFFSRQDKSS